From Rhodococcus sp. B7740, one genomic window encodes:
- a CDS encoding mannitol dehydrogenase family protein, with protein MTMLRRATLEELPATVTKPAYDLDELHCGVVHFGVGAFHRAHQAVYFDRLLAAGHLDWALCGVGVLPGDRKIGDVLDSQDHLYTLVTVDPDGRRDARVIGSVADFVYAPDDPQGVLDVLSSPATMIVSLTITESGYGVDDATGAFTPTDPAVLHDLGDISVPSSVFGFLTVALATRRYHGIPPFTVMSCDNIVHNGSVTRTALTSFARHHDADLADWIDTTVAFPNSMVDRITPATTTAVVDDVRNDFGIDDGWPVRSESFSQWVVEDTFSFGRPPFDEVGVQLVADVAPYEHMKLRLLNGSHQAMSYLGILAEYTHVHEVMASPDLHEFVASYMRNEAAPTLAPVPGIDIDGYIDQLLQRFSSLAVRDTLERQIVDASARIPKFVLPVIRDLLARDRCVDHCALILAAWCGVYERGDVPMLDADAEHLQRLSWEDHDNPGAFVANPAVFGDLSTSPRLRGAYQRAKRSLQDSGARGAVRRVLEQSVGQAL; from the coding sequence ATGACCATGCTTCGCCGCGCGACGTTGGAAGAGCTGCCCGCGACCGTCACGAAGCCGGCCTACGACTTGGACGAACTGCACTGCGGTGTGGTGCATTTCGGCGTCGGCGCGTTTCATCGCGCACATCAGGCGGTGTACTTCGACCGGCTGCTCGCGGCCGGGCATCTCGACTGGGCTCTGTGCGGAGTGGGAGTGTTGCCGGGAGACAGGAAGATCGGGGACGTCCTCGACTCGCAGGACCACCTCTACACCCTCGTCACGGTGGATCCGGACGGTCGACGGGACGCCCGGGTGATCGGTTCGGTCGCCGACTTCGTCTACGCGCCCGACGATCCGCAGGGCGTACTCGATGTGCTCAGCTCACCCGCCACGATGATCGTGTCCTTGACCATCACCGAGTCCGGTTACGGCGTCGACGACGCCACCGGAGCGTTCACGCCCACCGATCCCGCAGTGCTGCACGACCTGGGGGATATCTCGGTACCGTCGAGTGTCTTCGGCTTCCTCACCGTTGCCCTCGCCACCCGCCGGTACCACGGGATTCCGCCCTTCACCGTGATGTCGTGCGACAACATCGTTCACAACGGGTCGGTGACCCGAACGGCGTTGACCTCGTTCGCCCGCCATCACGACGCCGATCTCGCCGACTGGATCGATACCACGGTCGCGTTTCCCAACTCGATGGTCGACCGCATCACCCCCGCTACGACGACCGCCGTCGTCGACGACGTGCGCAACGACTTCGGAATCGACGACGGCTGGCCGGTACGGTCGGAATCGTTCTCGCAGTGGGTGGTCGAAGACACGTTCTCGTTCGGGCGGCCGCCCTTCGACGAGGTCGGAGTGCAACTCGTCGCCGACGTCGCGCCGTACGAACACATGAAACTGCGGCTGCTCAACGGCTCCCATCAGGCGATGAGCTACCTCGGCATACTCGCCGAGTACACCCACGTGCACGAGGTGATGGCCAGCCCAGACCTGCACGAATTCGTGGCGTCGTACATGCGGAACGAGGCCGCACCCACCCTCGCCCCTGTACCGGGAATCGACATCGACGGCTACATAGACCAACTGCTGCAACGCTTTTCCAGCCTTGCCGTTCGCGACACGCTCGAACGGCAGATCGTCGACGCGTCCGCCCGCATTCCGAAGTTCGTACTACCGGTGATTCGCGACCTGCTGGCCCGGGATCGATGCGTCGACCACTGCGCGTTGATACTCGCAGCGTGGTGCGGTGTCTACGAGCGCGGAGACGTGCCGATGCTCGACGCGGATGCCGAACATCTTCAGCGGCTGTCCTGGGAAGACCACGACAACCCCGGTGCCTTCGTGGCGAATCCTGCTGTGTTCGGGGACCTCTCGACCAGTCCTCGGCTGCGCGGCGCGTACCAGAGGGCCAAACGGTCGCTTCAGGACAGCGGAGCGCGCGGAGCCGTACGGCGCGTGCTGGAACAGTCGGTCGGTCAGGCCTTGTAA
- a CDS encoding LacI family DNA-binding transcriptional regulator gives MTTMQDVAALARVSAKTVSRVYNNDPHVDPDTRARVTDALNSLNYVPNTMATSFRNGQAAAIGVAVPDIDDPFFSSIARAVEERAREDDMAVLITSLGHDGDQEQALVESLLRRQLSGLIIAPTGADHGYLERWIDKTPTVFVDRGPDGLKADSFVDDDHGGAVLATDHLLRLGHTRIAVIGDSANIPTSRNRLKGYRESLQARGIEFDESLVALGVMGRDDARSALTALTALDDPPTALFLSNARVAMACVPVLQQMNLLHLAFVGFGDFPLADAVMPPVTVIDQNPARLGRLAIERLLGRIENPGKRFKRRNILEVELIERRSCTPGSDHRCT, from the coding sequence ATGACCACGATGCAGGATGTCGCGGCGCTGGCCAGAGTCAGCGCCAAGACCGTCTCACGGGTGTACAACAACGACCCGCACGTCGACCCCGACACGCGCGCTCGCGTCACCGATGCCCTGAACTCGCTCAATTACGTTCCGAACACGATGGCGACGTCGTTTCGCAACGGTCAAGCCGCGGCAATCGGTGTGGCCGTGCCCGACATCGACGATCCATTCTTCTCCTCCATCGCACGCGCGGTGGAGGAGCGTGCCCGTGAGGACGACATGGCCGTGCTGATCACCAGCCTGGGCCACGACGGTGATCAGGAGCAGGCGCTGGTCGAGTCACTGCTGCGGAGGCAGTTGAGCGGCTTGATCATTGCACCCACGGGTGCCGACCACGGCTATCTGGAGCGGTGGATCGACAAGACTCCCACGGTCTTCGTCGATCGCGGACCCGATGGCCTCAAGGCCGACAGCTTCGTCGACGACGATCACGGTGGGGCGGTGCTGGCCACCGATCATCTGCTTCGACTCGGCCACACTCGGATCGCGGTCATCGGCGACAGTGCCAACATTCCTACCAGCCGAAATCGGCTGAAGGGGTATCGAGAGTCGTTGCAGGCCCGAGGAATCGAGTTCGACGAATCCCTCGTTGCGCTCGGCGTCATGGGCCGCGACGATGCACGCAGCGCCCTGACCGCACTGACCGCGCTCGACGATCCACCGACAGCGCTGTTCCTCTCCAACGCACGCGTGGCCATGGCATGTGTCCCCGTTCTGCAGCAGATGAACTTGCTGCATCTGGCGTTCGTCGGATTCGGCGACTTTCCCCTTGCCGATGCCGTGATGCCACCGGTGACGGTGATCGACCAGAATCCTGCTCGGCTGGGCCGGTTGGCCATCGAGCGACTACTGGGCCGAATCGAGAATCCCGGCAAGCGCTTCAAGCGGCGAAACATACTCGAGGTCGAGCTGATCGAACGTCGATCGTGCACGCCCGGAAGCGATCATCGCTGCACGTAG
- a CDS encoding ATP-binding cassette domain-containing protein: MASVAPVATPILEARGLSRSFGNVRALDDADFDIYPGEVVALIGDNGAGKSTLVKALSGSLAVDTGEILFDGTAVDLDSPTVAAELGIETVFQDLALAPHLNAQQNMFLGRELPARGPLGRLGFLDVSTMRKQSQAALDELGATVRSLTVPVGSMSGGQQQAIAIARAVAWAKGVVFLDEPTAALGVVQTRNVLDTIRRVADRGVAVVFISHSMPHVIEVADRVQVLRMGRRVATLDAKNTTMEELVGAMTGATTGATR; the protein is encoded by the coding sequence ATGGCCAGCGTTGCACCTGTTGCGACACCGATCCTCGAAGCGAGGGGATTGTCGAGGAGCTTCGGAAACGTGCGCGCCCTCGACGACGCCGATTTCGACATCTACCCCGGCGAGGTCGTCGCCCTCATCGGCGACAACGGTGCCGGCAAGTCGACGTTGGTCAAGGCGCTCTCGGGAAGCCTTGCCGTCGACACCGGCGAGATCCTGTTCGACGGCACCGCCGTCGATCTCGACAGCCCAACGGTGGCAGCGGAACTCGGCATCGAGACGGTGTTCCAGGATCTAGCGCTCGCGCCGCACCTCAACGCCCAGCAGAACATGTTCCTCGGCCGGGAGCTGCCGGCGAGAGGCCCGCTCGGCCGACTCGGTTTCCTCGACGTGTCCACGATGCGCAAGCAATCGCAGGCCGCTCTCGACGAACTGGGAGCCACCGTTCGCAGTCTGACCGTCCCGGTCGGCTCGATGTCCGGTGGACAGCAGCAGGCCATCGCCATCGCACGTGCCGTCGCATGGGCCAAGGGGGTTGTGTTCCTCGACGAACCGACCGCTGCGCTCGGCGTGGTGCAGACCCGCAACGTACTCGACACCATTCGTCGGGTGGCAGATCGGGGAGTGGCAGTGGTCTTCATCAGTCACTCGATGCCACACGTCATCGAGGTCGCGGACCGCGTGCAGGTGCTGCGGATGGGCAGACGCGTCGCCACTCTCGACGCCAAGAACACGACCATGGAAGAACTCGTCGGTGCGATGACCGGCGCGACCACCGGAGCCACACGATGA
- a CDS encoding AAA family ATPase translates to MIDRDRLPVLLVAGAAGSGKTTLGRELARRFRIPLLDLDTLTNPLLDQLDSVSVGPHWNSPGPHSEQIRAGRYAVLLAAATDLVDIGQRPVLVAPFTRELTGGAEWEQLIAQLAPATTSVVHVDGSPELLARRRAARGAERDAHRPSDTPAEKPRVPHLRVDAELSTEQQVELVAGTLEGYVQR, encoded by the coding sequence GTGATCGATCGGGATCGACTGCCGGTCCTTCTCGTCGCGGGTGCTGCCGGGAGTGGAAAGACCACCCTGGGACGCGAGCTGGCGCGCCGTTTCCGCATCCCCTTGCTCGACCTCGACACCCTGACGAATCCGCTTCTCGATCAGCTGGATTCGGTGTCGGTCGGCCCGCACTGGAACAGTCCAGGGCCGCACTCGGAGCAGATTCGAGCCGGCCGATATGCAGTATTGCTCGCCGCTGCCACCGATCTCGTGGACATCGGTCAGCGGCCGGTCCTCGTGGCTCCGTTCACTCGTGAGCTGACCGGTGGCGCGGAATGGGAGCAGCTGATCGCGCAATTGGCACCGGCCACAACGTCGGTCGTGCACGTGGACGGCTCGCCGGAACTTCTGGCGCGTCGACGGGCGGCCCGTGGGGCGGAGCGCGACGCACATCGGCCGTCGGATACTCCGGCGGAGAAGCCGCGTGTTCCTCATCTGCGGGTCGATGCCGAGCTGTCCACCGAGCAGCAGGTCGAGCTGGTCGCGGGAACTCTCGAGGGCTACGTGCAGCGATGA
- a CDS encoding ABC transporter permease: protein MSNQIITPSIEPLPPSEKPSKHTFDLVESLRNLARVQVFQIVLVLAAICIVFSIMAPGSFPEWGNIRQIIQNVSILAVLGIGMTFVIVTSGIDLSVGSVLVFSGVVSAKTMAAIGGDGWGVAAVGIVVALGCGLCWGLLNGFLIGKANVPPLIVTLGTLGGALGLSQVITGGVDIRDVPPVLVDTIGYGNLPATTIPLISSIALVLVVIFGIVLHRTKFGLYTFAVGSKEQSARRVGIKVDMHLVKIYALSGTLAGLAGILSLSQYGTTAIAGQSQTNLNVIAAVVIGGTSLFGGIGTMFGTVVGLFIPAVLQNGFVIVGVQPFWQQVAVGAVLIAAVYFDQRRRDAASRGQSPSSLKKLWSRSP from the coding sequence ATGAGCAATCAGATCATCACCCCATCCATCGAACCGTTGCCGCCGAGCGAGAAGCCGTCGAAGCACACGTTCGACCTCGTCGAATCGCTCCGTAACCTCGCTCGCGTCCAGGTCTTCCAGATCGTCCTGGTGTTGGCAGCCATCTGCATCGTGTTCTCGATCATGGCTCCCGGGAGTTTCCCCGAGTGGGGCAACATTCGGCAGATCATCCAGAACGTCTCCATCCTGGCCGTCCTCGGGATCGGCATGACGTTCGTGATCGTCACCAGCGGCATCGACCTTTCCGTCGGGTCGGTTCTCGTCTTCTCCGGTGTCGTCTCGGCCAAGACCATGGCAGCCATCGGTGGCGACGGATGGGGAGTCGCCGCCGTCGGGATCGTGGTGGCCCTGGGATGCGGCCTCTGCTGGGGATTGCTCAACGGATTTCTGATCGGCAAGGCCAATGTGCCTCCACTGATCGTCACGCTCGGTACCCTGGGCGGCGCACTCGGGCTCTCGCAGGTCATCACCGGCGGCGTCGACATCCGAGACGTTCCACCGGTACTGGTCGACACGATCGGGTACGGAAATCTACCGGCCACCACCATCCCGCTGATCTCGAGCATCGCCCTGGTGCTGGTGGTCATCTTCGGAATCGTGCTGCATCGCACCAAGTTCGGTCTCTACACGTTCGCCGTCGGCTCGAAGGAACAGTCCGCTCGTCGAGTCGGCATCAAGGTGGACATGCACCTGGTCAAGATCTACGCACTCTCGGGCACCCTCGCCGGACTCGCAGGAATTCTGTCGCTCTCGCAGTACGGCACCACCGCCATCGCGGGTCAGTCGCAGACCAACCTCAATGTCATTGCGGCCGTTGTCATCGGCGGAACGAGCCTGTTCGGTGGCATCGGCACGATGTTCGGCACCGTCGTCGGACTCTTCATTCCCGCGGTGCTGCAGAACGGATTCGTCATCGTCGGCGTTCAGCCGTTCTGGCAGCAGGTCGCCGTCGGCGCCGTCCTCATCGCCGCCGTGTACTTCGATCAGCGTCGTCGTGACGCAGCGAGTCGAGGTCAGTCGCCCAGTTCGCTCAAGAAACTCTGGTCCCGAAGTCCGTAG
- a CDS encoding FGGY-family carbohydrate kinase — protein sequence MNPRLVAGLDLGSTGVKVLVTDDAGTEMLIEQSPTPWRHGPGGTTDLAAEDLLATIANLLEAVARRLPEVTGDPASRIDAIAVSGMGETGFLLDQDNVVRAPAFAWFDPRGQQQVDALPQDLRDRFAGKTGLPVGVQVSVVKIAHLRDNGLKLAGLRWFNLPEFVVLSLGGRAVADYSLGSRTGLLDQDTGEPWSEMLTHLGVGAEFIPPLVDAGTDLGTATGPALPDAIAGARLTVAGHDHLVSAVSGGAIPNDRYHVSMGTAEVLLRVLDAPLTPDARSRLADHLINSVRHVVPGQHVLVAGVKTGLLMRRALQLCDITDRAGRDLLDQRVCALPAGGPSTDGGIDIAGARNDDGVLSITVRTDGVNAAELFRSILLHGNDEIARLIAALDAEVAPARSTLLTGGWASMASVRDARAQVLPDVSVSTRAQDTAYGAALFAARLLTLIEI from the coding sequence GTGAACCCCAGACTTGTTGCGGGACTGGACCTCGGGAGCACCGGCGTCAAAGTACTCGTCACCGACGATGCCGGCACCGAAATGCTCATCGAGCAGAGTCCGACACCGTGGCGTCACGGCCCGGGCGGTACCACCGATCTCGCGGCCGAGGACTTGCTCGCCACCATCGCGAATCTGCTCGAGGCCGTCGCGCGCCGACTGCCCGAGGTGACCGGCGATCCCGCGTCGCGCATCGATGCGATCGCGGTGTCCGGAATGGGTGAGACGGGCTTTCTTCTGGATCAAGACAACGTTGTCCGAGCGCCGGCATTCGCGTGGTTCGATCCCCGAGGGCAACAGCAGGTCGACGCACTACCCCAGGATCTACGTGACCGGTTCGCCGGGAAGACAGGCCTTCCCGTCGGCGTCCAGGTGTCGGTGGTCAAGATCGCGCACCTGCGCGACAACGGACTGAAGCTGGCCGGACTGCGATGGTTCAACCTTCCCGAGTTCGTCGTGCTGTCCCTCGGTGGCCGCGCGGTGGCCGATTACTCGCTCGGTTCCCGAACCGGCCTGCTCGATCAGGACACCGGCGAGCCGTGGTCGGAGATGTTGACGCACTTGGGCGTCGGGGCCGAATTCATCCCGCCTCTCGTCGATGCGGGCACGGATCTGGGAACGGCAACCGGACCCGCCCTCCCCGACGCCATCGCGGGGGCACGGTTGACCGTGGCCGGCCATGACCACCTCGTCTCCGCCGTATCGGGTGGGGCAATCCCCAACGACCGCTATCACGTGTCGATGGGAACCGCCGAGGTGCTGCTGCGAGTGCTCGACGCTCCGCTGACGCCCGATGCACGAAGCCGTCTGGCCGATCATCTGATCAATTCGGTGCGGCATGTGGTTCCGGGCCAACACGTACTCGTCGCCGGAGTCAAGACCGGGCTGTTGATGCGACGGGCGTTGCAGTTGTGCGACATCACCGACCGCGCCGGGCGTGACCTGCTCGATCAGCGGGTGTGCGCATTGCCTGCCGGTGGACCGTCCACCGACGGCGGTATCGACATCGCCGGAGCCCGCAACGACGACGGGGTTCTGTCGATCACCGTGCGGACGGACGGGGTGAACGCGGCGGAGTTGTTCCGTTCGATTCTGTTGCACGGCAACGACGAGATCGCGCGGCTCATCGCCGCCCTCGACGCGGAGGTTGCCCCGGCCCGTTCCACGCTGCTCACCGGCGGCTGGGCGAGCATGGCCAGCGTTCGAGATGCCCGCGCGCAGGTGCTCCCCGATGTCTCGGTCTCCACCCGCGCCCAGGACACCGCCTACGGCGCAGCGTTGTTCGCGGCGCGACTACTGACGCTCATAGAGATCTGA
- a CDS encoding SDR family oxidoreductase, with protein sequence MAKFDGRTILVTGASGGIGSATVRRLVADGADVVAAGQSVDALDKLADETGAQPLAFDLTSEDSVRDAVSGLELYGVVNCAGFGGEIATPQDTDISIFDKVIAINARGALLVIKYTVPAMIAAGVGSIVNVSSQASLVALTGHVSYGSSKAALDNITRVSALELGRHGIRVNGVNPTVVMTEMSAFYWGRPEIEEPFLAQMPLGRWATEDEIAAPIAFLLSDDASMVTGVSLPVDGGYTSR encoded by the coding sequence ATGGCGAAGTTCGACGGCCGGACGATCTTGGTGACCGGTGCCAGCGGAGGTATCGGCTCGGCGACGGTGCGACGGCTCGTGGCCGACGGTGCCGATGTCGTTGCCGCGGGCCAGTCGGTGGATGCATTGGACAAGCTCGCCGACGAGACCGGCGCACAACCCCTGGCCTTCGACCTGACGTCGGAAGACAGCGTGCGTGACGCCGTCTCCGGCTTGGAGCTGTACGGGGTGGTGAACTGCGCGGGCTTCGGCGGCGAGATCGCGACGCCTCAGGACACCGACATCTCGATCTTCGACAAGGTCATCGCCATCAACGCGCGCGGCGCTCTGCTCGTCATCAAGTACACCGTCCCCGCGATGATCGCCGCCGGCGTCGGATCGATCGTCAACGTCTCGAGCCAGGCCAGTCTCGTCGCGCTGACAGGACACGTCTCCTACGGTTCCTCGAAAGCAGCCCTGGACAACATCACTCGCGTCTCGGCCCTCGAACTCGGCCGCCACGGAATCCGGGTCAACGGAGTCAATCCGACCGTCGTGATGACGGAGATGTCCGCGTTCTACTGGGGTCGTCCGGAGATCGAGGAGCCGTTCCTGGCACAGATGCCGTTGGGTCGCTGGGCCACCGAGGACGAGATTGCCGCGCCAATTGCCTTCTTGTTGAGCGATGATGCTTCCATGGTGACGGGAGTGTCGTTGCCGGTGGACGGCGGCTACACCAGTCGATGA
- a CDS encoding LacI family DNA-binding transcriptional regulator, with the protein MTERASIKDVAALAGVSFKTVSRVVNGVDTVLPELRERVEAAVQTLNYVPNSAARSLKSGSGNTIGIVVDSIDDVFFASLVSAVEDRALEHGLAVIVGSTGFDAQRERDQLALLAGQHVRGIILAPVGDHSDFLVPRRRTLPTVTIDRSIPGLDSVIVDDYGAAKRAVEKLVEGGHTRIALLGFDDRLQTAQLRREAYFDVLANLGQKPDVALAPPVSHAADSVRPVVKKLLALRNPPTAFFVANARHATAVVSVLHEMDRTDVAMVSFGNFSLADAVSPSVTCIDQDPYRIGTLAFDRLVQRFDDPYLEPEQQVAPTTLVERLSHALPLPVQK; encoded by the coding sequence GTGACCGAGCGCGCAAGCATCAAAGACGTCGCCGCATTGGCAGGCGTCAGCTTCAAGACCGTCTCCCGCGTCGTCAATGGCGTGGACACCGTCTTGCCCGAGTTGCGCGAACGCGTCGAGGCCGCGGTGCAGACGCTGAACTACGTCCCCAATTCGGCTGCGCGCTCGTTGAAATCGGGATCGGGCAACACCATCGGCATCGTCGTCGACTCCATCGACGACGTGTTCTTCGCTTCCCTGGTCAGTGCCGTCGAGGATCGAGCTCTCGAACACGGACTCGCCGTCATCGTCGGCAGCACCGGGTTCGACGCCCAGCGCGAACGTGACCAGCTGGCACTGCTGGCCGGTCAACACGTGCGCGGCATCATTCTCGCGCCGGTCGGCGATCACAGCGACTTCCTCGTGCCTCGGCGTCGGACATTGCCCACGGTGACCATCGACCGTTCCATCCCGGGACTCGATTCGGTCATCGTCGACGATTACGGCGCTGCCAAACGAGCCGTCGAGAAACTGGTGGAGGGCGGGCACACCCGAATTGCGTTGCTCGGCTTCGACGATCGACTGCAGACCGCGCAGTTGCGCCGTGAGGCGTATTTCGATGTTCTCGCGAACCTCGGCCAGAAGCCGGACGTGGCACTTGCTCCCCCGGTGTCGCACGCCGCCGATTCGGTACGGCCCGTGGTGAAGAAGCTACTGGCACTACGCAATCCGCCGACCGCCTTCTTCGTCGCCAACGCACGTCATGCGACGGCCGTGGTATCGGTGCTGCACGAAATGGATCGCACCGACGTGGCGATGGTCTCGTTCGGTAATTTCTCGCTCGCCGATGCCGTCAGTCCATCGGTGACATGCATCGACCAAGACCCGTATCGCATCGGCACACTCGCGTTCGATCGGCTGGTGCAGCGTTTCGACGATCCCTACCTCGAACCGGAGCAGCAGGTCGCGCCCACCACGTTGGTGGAAAGACTCTCGCATGCACTCCCCCTACCCGTACAGAAATGA
- a CDS encoding acyl-CoA thioesterase, whose protein sequence is MHPFDTAVALETVADGTYRGKTSAPYNNMVGPFGGLTAATFVRAIELHPECLGSPVSLTVNFAGPVAEGEFDISARAVRTNRSNQHWYLELTQGGDVATTATAVFGTRRETWDTIEAVAPTVPSPAETPRGTFPDAIAWAQNYEMRFVAGALSDQESADSTETLWIRDTPPRPLDFPALTSLSDVFYPRIFQRLGRYVPAGTISLTTHFFATPEDLVSHSDGYILGTARARRFHRGYFDQTAELWTEGGTLLATSHQVVYYKA, encoded by the coding sequence ATGCATCCGTTCGACACAGCAGTGGCACTCGAGACCGTCGCCGACGGCACTTACCGCGGTAAGACGTCGGCACCGTACAACAACATGGTCGGCCCGTTCGGTGGTCTCACCGCCGCAACGTTCGTCCGTGCCATCGAGCTGCATCCCGAATGTCTGGGTTCACCGGTCTCGCTGACGGTGAACTTCGCCGGCCCCGTCGCCGAGGGTGAGTTCGATATCTCGGCGCGTGCCGTGCGCACCAACCGAAGCAATCAACACTGGTATCTCGAACTGACTCAGGGTGGCGACGTCGCCACTACCGCAACAGCAGTGTTCGGTACGAGGCGCGAGACGTGGGACACCATCGAGGCAGTGGCACCGACCGTTCCCTCCCCCGCCGAGACGCCCCGAGGCACCTTTCCCGATGCGATCGCCTGGGCACAGAACTACGAGATGCGTTTCGTGGCAGGCGCTCTGAGCGACCAGGAATCCGCGGACTCGACCGAAACCCTGTGGATTCGAGACACACCGCCGCGTCCGTTGGACTTCCCGGCACTGACATCGCTCAGCGATGTGTTCTATCCCAGGATCTTTCAGCGTCTCGGTCGCTACGTTCCGGCGGGCACCATCTCACTGACGACCCACTTCTTCGCGACGCCCGAGGATCTCGTCAGCCACTCCGACGGGTACATCCTCGGCACTGCCCGAGCGCGCCGCTTCCACCGGGGTTACTTCGACCAGACGGCCGAACTGTGGACCGAGGGCGGGACATTGCTGGCGACGAGTCACCAGGTGGTCTATTACAAGGCCTGA
- a CDS encoding ABC transporter substrate-binding protein — protein MITSRTAVVALSVASVSAMFLAGCSSDSGSGDGSGKIAFIQGVSGDEFYISMQCGIEAAAEAAGVTVDTQGPVKFDPTLQKPIVDSVVASRPSAILIAPTDVAAMQAPLAAAANAGIKVVLVDTTLEDPSIAVSSISSDNKGGGAEAFNAIQELNPSGGKVLVISTDPGISTADARVEGFEEAVGANSAFDYLGVQYSHNDPAEAARLVSAALAKDPDIVGIFAANTFAAEGTATGVRQAGKQDQVKIVGFDAGPAQVKQLREGTVQALIAQQPDTIGTDGVEQAMAAIDNKPVTSEISTGFHVITADNIDGDGAQYVYKSSC, from the coding sequence ATGATCACATCACGCACCGCCGTCGTTGCACTGAGTGTCGCTTCGGTCTCCGCCATGTTTCTGGCGGGCTGCTCGTCCGACTCCGGAAGCGGTGACGGCAGCGGCAAGATCGCCTTCATCCAGGGCGTGAGCGGCGACGAGTTCTACATCAGCATGCAGTGCGGAATCGAAGCTGCAGCCGAGGCCGCCGGCGTCACCGTCGACACTCAGGGCCCGGTCAAGTTCGATCCAACGCTGCAGAAGCCGATCGTCGATTCAGTCGTCGCATCGCGGCCGTCGGCCATCCTGATCGCGCCCACCGACGTCGCGGCGATGCAGGCACCGTTGGCGGCTGCGGCGAACGCGGGCATCAAGGTCGTCCTCGTCGACACCACCCTCGAAGATCCGTCCATCGCGGTGTCGTCGATCTCCTCGGACAACAAGGGCGGTGGAGCGGAAGCATTCAACGCCATCCAGGAGCTCAACCCCTCCGGCGGCAAGGTTCTGGTCATCTCCACCGACCCCGGTATCTCCACCGCAGATGCGCGTGTCGAAGGCTTCGAAGAGGCCGTAGGAGCCAATTCGGCATTCGACTACCTCGGAGTGCAGTACAGCCACAACGACCCGGCCGAAGCTGCCCGTCTGGTCTCGGCCGCTCTGGCCAAGGACCCCGACATCGTCGGCATCTTCGCCGCCAACACCTTTGCAGCCGAGGGCACCGCGACGGGCGTCCGGCAGGCAGGCAAGCAGGACCAGGTCAAGATCGTCGGATTCGATGCCGGTCCCGCACAGGTCAAGCAGCTGCGTGAAGGAACAGTGCAGGCACTGATCGCCCAGCAGCCCGACACGATCGGCACCGACGGCGTCGAGCAGGCCATGGCTGCGATCGACAACAAGCCGGTCACGTCCGAGATCTCCACCGGCTTCCACGTCATCACGGCCGACAACATCGACGGCGACGGTGCGCAGTACGTCTACAAGTCGTCCTGCTGA